The following are encoded in a window of Impatiens glandulifera chromosome 5, dImpGla2.1, whole genome shotgun sequence genomic DNA:
- the LOC124937988 gene encoding BTB/POZ and MATH domain-containing protein 2-like — protein sequence MGRVNNETTSPSSTASSSITETVNGSHQFKITGYSRSKEIGIGKYIASDTFMVGGYAWAIYFYPVGKSEEDNATYVSLFIALASEGTDVRALFELTLLDQSGRERHKVHSHFNRALESGPYALKYRGSMWGYKRFFRRTLLETSDYLKDDCLSVHCSVGVVKSQTEGQKVYSIPIPPSDIGLQFGQLLESAKGTDVNFEVDGEVFSAHKLVLAARSPVFRAQLFGPMKDENTKGIQVEDVEAPVFKALLHFMYWDVLPDMEELTGLNSKWASTLMSQHLLAAADRYGMERLRLLCETSLCEDVAINTVATTLALAEQHHCIQLKSVCLKFVALPENLRAVMQTDGFQYLKESCPSVLTELLEYVARISEHSGVAIKHGNEVFVDGSDVNGRRVRQRLL from the exons ATGGGTAGGGTTAACAACGAAACCACTAGCCCTTCATCTACGGCATCCTCTTCCATCACAGAGACAGTCAACGGGTCCCATCAGTTTAAGATTACTGGGTATTCTCGTTCAAAGGAGATTGGGATCGGGAAGTATATAGCTTCTGATACTTTCATGGTCGGTGGTTATGCATGGGCGATCTACTTTTATCCAGTTGGGAAGAGTGAAGAAGACAATGCAACTTATGTCTCTCTGTTCATTGCCCTGGCCAGCGAGGGAACAGACGTGAGGGCTCTCTTTGAGTTGACCCTTTTGGACCAGAGCGGCAGGGAGAGACATAAGGTTCACAGCCATTTCAATAGGGCTTTGGAGAGTGGTCCATATGCTCTTAAATACCGTGGAAGCATGTG GGGTTACAAACGTTTTTTCAGAAGAACTCTTCTAGAGACATCAGACTACCTAAAAGATGATTGTCTGTCAGTTCATTGTAGTGTTGGTGTTGTCAAATCACAGACTGAGGGCCAGAAGGTCTATTCTATACCAATACCACCATCTGACATTGGTCTGCAATTCGGGCAGCTTCTGGAAAGTGCTAAGGGAACCGACGTGAACTTTGAAGTGGATGGTGAGGTATTTTCTGCCCATAAGTTGGTCCTTGCAGCTCGCTCACCTGTTTTCAGGGCTCAACTTTTTGGTCCCATGAAGGATGAGAACACAAAGGGCATACAAGTGGAAGATGTGGAGGCACCAGTTTTTAAG GCATTGCTTCATTTTATGTATTGGGATGTCTTGCCTGACATGGAAGAACTTACTGGTTTAAACTCAAAGTGGGCTTCTACTTTGATGTCACAACATCTTCTTGCTGCTGCTGATCGTTATGGTATGGAGAGGCTGCGATTGTTATGTGAGACTAGTCTGTGCGAGGATGTTGCCATAAACACTGTTGCAACAACATTAGCCCTGGCCGAGCAGCATCATTGTATACAATTGAAATCTGTTTGTCTTAAGTTTGTAGCCTTGCCTGAGAATCTTAGAG CTGTGATGCAGACAGATGGGTTCCAGTATTTGAAGGAAAGCTGCCCTTCTGTTCTAACTGAGCTCTTGGAGTATGTGGCTAGGATCAGCGAGCACTCTGGTGTTGCCATCAAACATGGAAACGAGGTTTTCGTAGATGGTAGCGATGTCAATGGTAGACGCGTGAGACAAAGGTTATTATAG